In Pseudoalteromonas carrageenovora IAM 12662, the following proteins share a genomic window:
- a CDS encoding exodeoxyribonuclease VII small subunit, producing the protein MATKKPENLSFEQALEELSTIVSDMEQGDLSLEQSLKQFERGIALASASSGKLQQAEQKVSILMGNSEKSALTNFDNDME; encoded by the coding sequence ATGGCGACTAAAAAACCTGAAAACTTAAGTTTCGAACAAGCACTAGAAGAATTATCGACAATTGTTAGTGATATGGAACAAGGTGATTTGTCGCTTGAGCAATCGCTTAAACAATTTGAACGTGGAATTGCATTAGCGAGTGCTTCATCAGGAAAATTACAGCAAGCAGAGCAAAAAGTATCAATTTTGATGGGTAACAGCGAAAAGTCAGCACTTACAAACTTTGATAACGATATGGAATAG
- the pomA gene encoding flagellar motor protein PomA, with amino-acid sequence MDLATIIGILGAIGLIVMSMFMSSSGEMAMFADAPSSVIVFGGSLFIVLSNFTMSQFLGIGKVVGKAFMFKIESPEELIEKAVELADSARKGGFLALEEAEIPNPFMRKGVDMLVDGHDADVVRATLQKDISLTTTRHEMGAGLFKSLADIAPAMGMIGTLIGLVAMLSNMDDPKAIGPAMAVALLTTLYGAFLANVVAIPIQVKLELRKDEEAMNQRLILDAILGIQDGQNPKVIEGILKNYLAESKRKVDTEE; translated from the coding sequence GTGGATTTAGCAACCATAATCGGGATCCTAGGCGCAATTGGCTTAATTGTCATGTCTATGTTTATGAGTAGTAGCGGTGAAATGGCTATGTTTGCCGATGCTCCTTCAAGTGTCATTGTTTTTGGCGGCTCACTGTTTATTGTTTTATCAAACTTCACCATGTCACAATTTTTAGGCATAGGTAAAGTAGTTGGTAAGGCATTCATGTTTAAAATAGAATCCCCTGAAGAGCTAATAGAAAAAGCAGTAGAACTTGCTGATTCAGCACGTAAAGGTGGTTTTTTAGCCCTTGAAGAAGCCGAAATTCCCAATCCATTTATGCGCAAAGGCGTAGATATGCTTGTTGATGGGCATGATGCTGATGTTGTGCGTGCAACACTTCAAAAAGATATTTCTTTAACCACTACCCGTCATGAAATGGGCGCGGGTTTATTTAAGTCACTTGCTGATATAGCACCTGCTATGGGCATGATTGGTACACTCATTGGCTTGGTTGCAATGTTATCTAACATGGACGACCCTAAAGCAATTGGACCCGCAATGGCTGTAGCACTATTAACTACTTTATATGGTGCGTTTTTAGCAAACGTTGTAGCAATTCCAATTCAGGTAAAACTCGAACTACGTAAAGACGAAGAAGCAATGAACCAACGTTTAATTTTGGATGCAATTTTAGGTATCCAAGATGGTCAAAACCCAAAAGTAATTGAAGGTATTTTGAAAAACTACTTAGCTGAATCTAAACGTAAAGTAGATACCGAGGAGTAA
- the nusB gene encoding transcription antitermination factor NusB, translated as MKPAARRKARILALQAVYSWQLSGNLIADIEQQMLIENDVTKIDVEYFKDLATGVAVNYKQLDEAVSPHLTRPFDDLDMVERAILRLSAYELKFREDVPYKVAINEGIELAKMLGAEDSHKFVNGVLDKAVKHLRK; from the coding sequence GTGAAACCAGCAGCAAGACGTAAAGCACGTATCTTAGCACTTCAGGCCGTTTATTCTTGGCAATTAAGTGGCAATCTAATTGCCGATATCGAACAACAAATGTTGATCGAAAACGACGTGACTAAAATTGATGTTGAATACTTTAAAGATTTAGCTACCGGCGTTGCTGTTAACTACAAGCAATTAGACGAAGCTGTATCTCCACATTTAACACGTCCGTTTGATGATTTAGATATGGTTGAGCGTGCAATCTTACGTTTAAGCGCGTATGAGCTTAAATTCCGTGAAGATGTACCTTACAAAGTAGCAATCAATGAAGGCATTGAACTTGCTAAAATGCTTGGCGCAGAAGATAGCCATAAATTTGTAAACGGTGTACTTGATAAAGCTGTTAAGCATTTACGCAAGTAA
- the ribH gene encoding 6,7-dimethyl-8-ribityllumazine synthase — protein MKIIEGNKYAPGKKFAIVISRFNDFIGSSLLEGAVDELKRTGGVSDDDITVVYVPGAVELPLAAKRVAAKKEYDAIIALGVVIRGGTPHFDLVAGESNKGLANVSLEYDIPVAFGVLTTESIEQAIERAGTKMGNKGGEAALGALEMVNVLDKI, from the coding sequence ATGAAAATTATTGAAGGTAATAAGTACGCTCCAGGCAAAAAATTCGCTATCGTTATTTCTCGTTTTAACGACTTTATTGGTAGCAGCCTACTTGAAGGCGCTGTTGATGAGTTAAAACGTACCGGTGGTGTATCTGATGACGACATTACTGTTGTTTATGTACCTGGTGCAGTTGAACTACCTTTAGCGGCAAAACGCGTTGCAGCAAAAAAAGAGTATGATGCAATCATCGCATTAGGCGTAGTGATCAGAGGTGGTACACCACACTTTGACCTAGTTGCTGGCGAATCAAACAAAGGCCTTGCAAATGTATCGCTTGAGTATGATATCCCGGTTGCATTTGGCGTATTAACTACAGAAAGCATTGAACAAGCAATTGAACGCGCTGGTACCAAAATGGGTAACAAAGGCGGCGAAGCGGCATTAGGCGCGCTTGAAATGGTTAATGTGTTAGATAAAATTTAA
- the thiL gene encoding thiamine-phosphate kinase encodes MKEFELINRYFKGRGITRRDVNLGIGDDCALVTVPQNCQLAVTTDTLVAGVHFFDDISPRALGHRALAVNLSDLAAMGAEPTWVSVGLTLPSIDQKWIEEFTEGMHEIAEYFNVQIIGGDTTQGPLTITICAKGTVPEGTALRRSGAKVGDWIYVTGPLGDAGLAIESRKQGISIEPEHLKYLNKRFDFPTPRVAAGQVLRGLASSAIDVSDGLLADLSHILDMSQVNASVNIQSIPTSDAMRSSLEFKHQLPFILNYGDDYELLFTVPDSNKSMLEMKLRQYGVDATCIGQIKSGDGQIELLHNGEKFDFEQQGFEHFAKEPV; translated from the coding sequence ATGAAGGAATTTGAATTAATAAACCGCTACTTTAAAGGTCGCGGGATCACCCGTCGTGACGTAAACCTTGGTATTGGCGACGACTGCGCTTTAGTAACCGTGCCGCAAAACTGCCAACTCGCTGTTACAACAGACACCCTCGTTGCAGGTGTACATTTTTTTGATGATATTTCCCCTCGCGCATTAGGCCACAGAGCACTTGCTGTTAATTTAAGTGATTTAGCAGCAATGGGTGCTGAGCCTACATGGGTATCAGTTGGGTTAACATTACCAAGTATTGACCAAAAGTGGATTGAAGAGTTTACTGAAGGTATGCACGAAATTGCAGAATACTTTAATGTACAAATTATAGGAGGCGACACCACGCAAGGGCCGCTAACTATTACTATTTGTGCAAAAGGGACAGTACCTGAAGGCACTGCACTTCGCCGTAGTGGCGCAAAAGTAGGTGATTGGATTTATGTAACTGGCCCATTAGGGGATGCTGGGCTTGCGATTGAATCACGTAAGCAAGGCATAAGTATTGAGCCAGAGCATTTAAAGTACTTAAATAAACGCTTTGACTTTCCAACACCACGCGTTGCAGCTGGACAAGTATTACGAGGCCTTGCTTCATCAGCTATTGATGTGTCAGATGGCTTACTAGCTGACTTAAGCCACATTCTCGATATGTCTCAAGTTAATGCGTCGGTTAATATACAAAGCATTCCTACATCAGATGCAATGCGGTCAAGTCTTGAGTTTAAACATCAATTACCGTTTATTCTTAATTACGGTGATGATTACGAACTATTGTTTACTGTACCCGATAGTAATAAAAGTATGCTAGAAATGAAGCTACGCCAATATGGTGTAGACGCAACATGCATTGGGCAAATTAAAAGTGGCGATGGCCAAATAGAGCTTTTACATAATGGTGAAAAGTTTGATTTTGAGCAACAAGGCTTTGAGCATTTTGCCAAGGAGCCAGTTTGA
- a CDS encoding flagellar motor protein MotB has translation MSDQECKCPPPGLPAWMGTFADLMSLLMCFFVLLLAFSEMDVLKFKQIAGSMKFAFGVQNKIEVKDIPKGTSVIAMEFTPGKPEPTPIETIQQQTVEMTQQMLEFQAGDESSAGGRQEQRGDKRGGESRSTSQEQSSEQATSAADQEQTNELVKKIAQQLEKQIIDGAIELESLGQQIIIRIRENGSFPSGSAFLQPKFKPIIQDIGVLLKDVPGEITVSGHTDDFQVSNELYINNWDLSSKRAVAVASELQTVQGFDKNRMMVVGRADTRPLVPNDSNEDRRRNRRVEISILQGKAKESDPIDVR, from the coding sequence ATGTCTGATCAAGAGTGCAAATGCCCACCACCAGGTTTACCTGCTTGGATGGGAACTTTTGCCGATTTAATGTCATTATTAATGTGCTTCTTTGTACTCTTGCTTGCGTTTTCAGAAATGGATGTACTTAAATTTAAACAAATAGCAGGCTCGATGAAGTTTGCATTTGGTGTGCAAAATAAAATAGAAGTAAAAGATATCCCCAAAGGCACGTCTGTTATTGCCATGGAATTTACCCCAGGTAAACCAGAGCCAACCCCTATAGAAACCATTCAACAACAAACTGTAGAAATGACCCAGCAAATGCTTGAGTTTCAAGCAGGTGATGAAAGCTCAGCCGGTGGTAGGCAAGAGCAGCGAGGAGATAAACGCGGAGGGGAGTCGCGTAGCACTTCGCAAGAACAATCGTCAGAGCAAGCAACTTCAGCGGCCGATCAAGAGCAAACAAATGAGTTAGTTAAGAAAATAGCGCAACAACTCGAAAAGCAAATTATAGATGGTGCAATAGAGCTTGAATCTTTAGGGCAGCAAATTATTATTCGTATTCGTGAAAATGGCTCATTTCCCTCAGGGAGTGCATTTTTACAACCTAAGTTTAAACCTATCATTCAAGATATTGGTGTGCTGTTAAAAGATGTACCTGGCGAAATTACTGTTTCGGGACATACCGACGATTTTCAGGTTTCAAATGAGTTATATATTAATAATTGGGACTTATCGTCAAAGCGTGCTGTAGCAGTCGCAAGCGAGCTGCAAACAGTGCAAGGGTTTGATAAAAACCGGATGATGGTAGTAGGGCGTGCCGATACTCGCCCACTTGTTCCAAACGATTCAAATGAAGATCGCCGAAGAAACCGTCGAGTAGAAATATCAATCTTGCAAGGTAAGGCTAAAGAGTCTGATCCTATTGATGTGCGATAA
- a CDS encoding ligand-binding sensor domain-containing diguanylate cyclase, which translates to MMRFLLVCVLMLCAMPSWASITDYVVKQWNIKDGLPSQSLKSVVQDQQGYMWLGTQFGLSRFDGTTFTNYNTQNSPFLPSNGINKLLVDSNGLLWIGTKSGLVVINPATFAAQEFNIKGPVRDILEDSKGSIWIAANGLYYVDRGQVDLRTQVNGPLPIVNATVITQIVGSVSKMALSPEGIWLVNDRHLLRLTKSSSDFSKLRLELTAKISLPERLAQTIVHDLSFLNGNLYLASELGAYFLDLDDELRPFPLPNTNNSAVYKFMSDTDGGLWISTYGRLLFRDKTGEWQWVEPSQLDQSIWFADIFRDDKNNVWLASFSEGLWLAHEGRVERHSAVSQMTESVMAISQAPDGKLWVANKSGIGYFDLDKSFINLLPSSKYGRASVHDLQFDGDRLYIATGRGLFVFENNTLYTVPGRALRDNPVFAISRSSKGGFWIGTGRGLYRLNYAGLTPFAYNAFLGSKFITYVLDKTNFGVIGTSKGAYYFTDRGIEKIGDQTTLESAYVTSVLHIDGVGILIGSLNDGLFYRSTQGQWRQLDAANGLPYGSIFSLEYDETLKHVWVSTMKGVYRMPVDQFKTDIKNLKVEEVISSFDRQLDGKANQCCSGLGHDAVADTGSSIWYPSLQGVVEIPKNVELFGLLAIKPKIETITTPLRNLTTAALGKKPSLETDERDITLTYTAIDYYAPNSIEFRYKLTGLDSDWRYANTRREAIYTNLPAGSFLFQLEAKRQGEDWTKAQEAEYGFTVPERFDETIYFRLLITSGFVLLIYLVFCVFRAQERRKQEVLEGLITERTLELRQANDKLGQVNSQLKLVSHSDELTGLRSRRFLFDQLPKDIEHFQRNSQSLQAQGKSLVLVIINFDNFSRINDAYGPIAGDSCLQQMAALLNARTQGSDYVARWSGDEFLLLLRDFKCNKIDSYASDLCKFIASNSFQLPNGKTTSITASIGWSFYPLPLLGGQVISWETSINLADIALHQVKKRGGDGVANITFDEQLDAFEFEQNSNVDQQLGILQSNGLADIKVWMR; encoded by the coding sequence ATGATGCGATTTTTACTGGTTTGTGTACTGATGTTGTGCGCTATGCCAAGTTGGGCCTCAATTACTGATTATGTAGTTAAGCAATGGAATATAAAAGATGGGTTGCCCTCGCAATCACTAAAAAGTGTAGTGCAAGATCAACAAGGCTATATGTGGCTAGGCACTCAGTTTGGTTTAAGTCGATTTGATGGCACTACATTTACAAACTACAATACGCAAAATAGTCCTTTTTTACCTAGCAATGGTATTAATAAGCTTTTAGTCGATTCGAATGGTTTATTGTGGATTGGCACAAAAAGTGGTTTGGTTGTTATTAACCCGGCTACATTTGCAGCACAAGAATTTAATATTAAAGGCCCTGTAAGAGACATACTTGAAGACTCTAAAGGCAGCATATGGATAGCCGCCAATGGCTTGTATTACGTTGATAGAGGGCAAGTTGATTTACGTACTCAAGTAAATGGGCCTTTGCCTATTGTTAATGCAACCGTAATTACTCAAATAGTTGGCTCTGTAAGCAAAATGGCGCTTTCTCCTGAAGGTATTTGGCTGGTTAATGATCGCCACTTATTACGCCTAACTAAAAGCTCCTCTGATTTTTCTAAACTACGCTTAGAACTTACTGCGAAAATATCGCTACCAGAGCGGTTAGCACAAACGATTGTTCACGACCTTTCTTTTTTAAATGGAAATTTATACTTAGCTTCTGAGCTAGGGGCTTACTTTTTAGATTTAGATGACGAGTTACGACCATTTCCATTACCTAATACGAATAACTCTGCCGTTTATAAATTTATGAGTGATACCGATGGTGGCTTATGGATTTCGACTTATGGGCGCTTATTATTTAGAGACAAAACGGGTGAGTGGCAATGGGTAGAGCCAAGTCAGCTTGATCAAAGTATATGGTTTGCAGACATATTTAGAGATGACAAAAATAACGTGTGGCTTGCAAGCTTTAGTGAAGGTTTATGGCTTGCTCATGAAGGGCGTGTAGAAAGGCATTCTGCGGTATCGCAAATGACCGAATCGGTTATGGCTATAAGCCAAGCACCAGATGGAAAACTATGGGTGGCTAATAAAAGTGGCATTGGTTATTTTGATTTAGATAAAAGTTTTATTAATTTATTACCAAGTAGTAAGTACGGGCGCGCTTCCGTTCATGACTTACAATTTGATGGAGACCGTTTATACATAGCGACAGGGCGTGGGTTATTTGTTTTTGAAAACAATACTCTTTATACCGTACCTGGGCGTGCGCTTCGTGATAATCCGGTGTTTGCAATTAGTCGCTCGAGTAAGGGCGGATTTTGGATAGGCACAGGGCGTGGTTTGTATCGCTTAAATTATGCTGGCTTAACTCCTTTTGCTTATAACGCATTCTTAGGTAGTAAGTTTATTACCTATGTATTAGATAAAACAAATTTTGGTGTAATTGGTACAAGTAAAGGAGCATATTACTTTACTGACCGCGGTATCGAAAAAATAGGCGACCAAACCACACTCGAAAGCGCATACGTAACCAGCGTGCTGCATATTGATGGTGTAGGTATTTTAATTGGCTCGCTAAACGATGGCCTTTTTTATAGAAGTACGCAGGGCCAATGGAGACAACTTGATGCTGCCAATGGTTTACCGTATGGGTCTATATTTAGTTTAGAGTACGACGAAACCCTAAAGCATGTTTGGGTTAGTACAATGAAGGGCGTTTATAGAATGCCTGTTGATCAATTTAAAACAGATATTAAAAATTTAAAAGTTGAAGAGGTTATTTCATCTTTTGATCGCCAATTAGATGGCAAGGCTAATCAGTGTTGTAGTGGACTTGGTCACGATGCGGTGGCCGATACAGGAAGCTCTATTTGGTATCCTAGCTTGCAAGGTGTAGTAGAAATACCTAAAAATGTAGAGCTTTTTGGCCTGCTTGCAATAAAACCCAAAATAGAAACTATCACAACGCCGCTTCGTAATTTAACTACGGCTGCGCTTGGTAAAAAGCCATCACTTGAAACAGATGAGCGTGATATAACCCTTACTTATACCGCCATTGATTACTATGCTCCTAATAGTATTGAATTTAGATATAAGCTAACAGGCTTAGACAGTGATTGGCGTTATGCAAATACTCGCCGAGAAGCTATCTATACAAACTTACCGGCTGGCTCGTTTTTGTTTCAGTTAGAAGCTAAACGCCAAGGTGAGGATTGGACTAAAGCACAAGAAGCTGAATATGGCTTTACAGTGCCAGAGCGCTTTGATGAAACCATTTACTTTAGGCTGTTAATTACCAGTGGCTTTGTTTTATTAATTTACTTAGTATTTTGTGTGTTTAGAGCGCAAGAGCGCAGAAAGCAAGAAGTTCTCGAGGGGCTTATTACAGAGCGTACATTGGAGCTTCGTCAAGCTAACGATAAACTTGGGCAAGTAAACTCACAGCTCAAATTAGTTAGTCACTCAGATGAGCTTACAGGGCTTCGTAGTCGTCGCTTTTTGTTCGATCAGCTCCCTAAAGATATAGAGCACTTTCAGCGCAACTCGCAATCGCTACAAGCTCAGGGGAAATCGCTGGTGTTAGTGATTATTAACTTTGATAACTTTAGCCGTATAAACGATGCTTATGGTCCCATTGCGGGAGACAGTTGTTTACAGCAAATGGCGGCATTGTTAAACGCCCGTACTCAGGGCTCTGATTATGTAGCGCGTTGGAGTGGTGATGAGTTTTTATTATTACTACGTGATTTTAAGTGTAATAAAATAGACAGTTACGCATCTGACTTATGTAAATTTATAGCCAGTAATTCGTTTCAATTACCTAATGGTAAAACAACGAGCATTACGGCGTCGATTGGTTGGTCATTTTATCCATTACCGTTATTAGGCGGGCAGGTAATTAGCTGGGAAACCTCTATTAACTTGGCAGATATAGCGCTTCATCAAGTTAAAAAACGCGGTGGTGATGGCGTGGCTAATATTACTTTTGATGAGCAACTAGATGCATTTGAATTTGAACAAAACTCTAATGTTGATCAGCAATTAGGTATTTTACAAAGTAATGGCTTGGCAGATATAAAAGTGTGGATGCGATAA
- a CDS encoding phosphatidylglycerophosphatase A family protein — translation MTSKRQFNLKRPHQLFGLGFGTGLAPVAPGTFGTFAALPFIFTTMYFPLWLQIVFAVVISIFGIWACGKTVDDLGVHDHPAIVWDEVAGYYITMIGAALSWQTLLVGFLLFRFFDIAKPGPIRMLDKRVHGGVGIMADDILAGIFSLVCLQALIKAGLLPF, via the coding sequence TTGACTTCCAAAAGACAGTTTAATTTAAAGCGCCCACATCAATTATTTGGTTTGGGTTTTGGTACTGGCCTTGCGCCAGTTGCACCTGGTACATTTGGTACTTTTGCAGCATTACCATTTATTTTTACAACCATGTACTTCCCGCTATGGCTACAAATTGTATTTGCAGTAGTAATTAGTATTTTTGGTATATGGGCATGTGGAAAAACCGTTGATGATTTAGGTGTACACGACCACCCTGCAATAGTGTGGGATGAAGTTGCAGGCTATTACATTACTATGATTGGGGCCGCGTTAAGCTGGCAAACATTATTAGTTGGTTTTTTATTGTTTCGCTTTTTTGATATAGCCAAACCGGGCCCAATTCGTATGCTAGACAAACGCGTTCACGGTGGTGTTGGTATTATGGCTGATGATATATTAGCGGGTATATTTTCGCTGGTATGTTTGCAAGCATTAATAAAAGCAGGTTTACTACCCTTTTAA
- the ispA gene encoding (2E,6E)-farnesyl diphosphate synthase codes for MSIKDYIECAQKDVVATLQQHFDQPLDTEQTIKSATEYGLFNGGKRLRPFLVYATGEMLGAKKQDLDILAGAIECIHSYSLVHDDLPAMDDDDLRRGRPTCHIEFGEAHAILAGDALQTLAFELIASHEFTCSSQTQIKMIAQLAKASGLEGMVGGQSLDIAATDKAVTVQELERIHKLKTGALINCAITLGALCSENADKQTLENLSIFGYAIGLAFQVHDDILDVEGDTIILGKPQGSDIAANKATYPALLGMLGAKEKAQNLIQQAHEALAKIDADTTHLASLANYLIERDH; via the coding sequence GTGAGCATTAAAGATTATATTGAATGTGCTCAAAAAGATGTAGTAGCTACTTTACAACAACATTTTGACCAACCTCTCGATACAGAGCAAACAATAAAAAGTGCCACAGAGTATGGGTTATTTAATGGTGGCAAAAGACTACGCCCATTTTTAGTGTACGCCACAGGCGAAATGCTCGGTGCTAAAAAGCAAGATTTGGACATATTGGCAGGCGCTATTGAATGTATTCATAGCTACTCACTTGTTCATGATGATTTACCTGCGATGGATGATGACGATTTACGTCGTGGTCGCCCTACTTGCCATATTGAGTTTGGCGAAGCGCACGCAATTTTAGCTGGTGATGCACTACAAACCCTCGCCTTTGAGTTAATAGCAAGCCATGAATTTACATGCTCTTCGCAAACACAGATAAAAATGATTGCTCAACTAGCTAAAGCATCTGGCCTTGAGGGCATGGTGGGCGGACAATCTTTAGATATTGCAGCAACAGATAAAGCAGTTACCGTTCAAGAGCTTGAACGTATACATAAACTAAAAACGGGTGCGCTCATTAATTGTGCGATTACACTTGGTGCATTGTGTAGCGAAAATGCAGACAAACAAACTTTAGAAAACTTAAGCATTTTTGGGTATGCTATAGGGCTGGCATTTCAAGTACACGACGATATTTTAGATGTTGAAGGCGATACTATTATTTTAGGTAAGCCACAAGGGTCAGATATCGCCGCGAATAAAGCGACATATCCGGCGTTATTAGGTATGCTAGGCGCTAAAGAAAAGGCGCAAAACTTAATACAACAAGCACATGAAGCGCTTGCAAAAATAGATGCCGACACAACACATCTTGCGTCGCTAGCAAATTACCTTATTGAGCGTGACCACTAA
- the dxs gene encoding 1-deoxy-D-xylulose-5-phosphate synthase, producing the protein MTLDSSKYPLLNLVDEPAQLRDLAQDKLPAFSNELRDYLLNSVSQSSGHLASGLGTVELTVALHYVYNTPEDRVVWDVGHQAYPHKILTGRRDLMHTIRQKDGLHPFPFRDESEYDTFSVGHSSTSISAALGMSIAAKKEGAGRKTVAVIGDGAITAGMAFEAMNHLGDVKSDMLIILNDNEMSISENVGALTNHFARILSGSFYTNIREGSKKLLSGVPPVKELASRMEEHLKGMVIPGTFFEELGLNYIGPIDGHDVNMLVDTLRNMRNLKGPQLLHIKTQKGKGYKPAEADPIGYHGVPKFDPSTSCLPKSKPGAATFSKVFGDWLCDMAEQDSKLMAITPAMREGSGMVRFSKEHPEQYFDVAIAEQHAVTLAAGLACEGLKPVVAIYSSFLQRAYDQLIHDVALQNLPVLFAIDRAGIVGADGETHQGAYDLSFMRCIPNMVIMAPSDTNECRQMLYTGYKANCPVAVRYPRGSAGTADIQSDMQLIEIGKADTIKQGAKIAILSFGTLLDNAQLAANELNATLVNMRFIKPLDTTLLNELAQSHDVIVTLEDNAIYGGAGSAVNEYLASIKARIHVLNLGIPDEFIKHGTQAQMHDEMGLGEQGILSSIKSFIA; encoded by the coding sequence ATGACACTTGATAGTAGCAAGTATCCATTACTTAATTTGGTTGACGAACCAGCACAGCTGCGTGATTTAGCGCAAGATAAACTTCCTGCTTTTAGCAACGAGCTGCGCGATTACTTACTCAACTCAGTATCGCAAAGTAGCGGTCATTTAGCGTCTGGTTTAGGAACAGTTGAGCTAACTGTTGCACTACATTATGTTTATAACACACCAGAAGATCGCGTTGTATGGGATGTAGGACATCAAGCTTACCCACATAAAATATTAACTGGTCGTCGTGATTTAATGCACACCATTCGTCAAAAAGATGGCCTGCACCCTTTCCCGTTTAGAGATGAAAGCGAATACGATACTTTTAGTGTGGGCCATTCAAGTACCTCTATTTCAGCGGCATTAGGTATGTCTATTGCAGCTAAAAAAGAAGGCGCAGGACGTAAAACAGTTGCAGTTATTGGCGATGGTGCTATTACTGCGGGCATGGCCTTTGAAGCTATGAACCACTTAGGTGACGTAAAGTCAGACATGCTTATTATTTTAAATGATAACGAAATGTCGATTTCTGAAAACGTAGGTGCACTTACTAATCACTTTGCACGTATTTTATCAGGTAGCTTTTATACTAATATTCGTGAAGGTAGTAAAAAGTTACTCTCTGGTGTACCGCCAGTCAAAGAGCTTGCCAGCAGAATGGAAGAGCACCTTAAAGGTATGGTTATACCTGGTACTTTTTTTGAAGAATTAGGCCTTAATTACATTGGCCCAATTGATGGGCACGATGTAAACATGCTCGTAGATACGCTTCGTAATATGCGTAATTTAAAAGGCCCGCAATTACTGCATATAAAAACACAAAAAGGTAAAGGTTATAAGCCAGCAGAAGCGGATCCTATTGGCTATCATGGCGTACCAAAGTTCGACCCAAGCACATCATGTTTACCTAAATCTAAACCTGGCGCAGCAACCTTTTCAAAAGTGTTTGGTGATTGGCTGTGCGATATGGCAGAGCAAGACAGTAAGCTGATGGCAATAACACCTGCTATGCGCGAAGGCTCGGGCATGGTGCGCTTTTCAAAAGAGCACCCAGAGCAATACTTTGACGTAGCTATAGCCGAGCAACACGCAGTAACACTTGCCGCCGGCTTAGCCTGTGAAGGTTTAAAGCCTGTTGTTGCTATTTACTCAAGTTTTTTACAGCGTGCATACGATCAGCTCATTCACGATGTAGCCCTACAAAACTTACCGGTGCTATTTGCAATTGACCGTGCAGGCATCGTTGGTGCTGACGGTGAAACCCACCAAGGTGCTTACGACTTAAGCTTTATGCGCTGTATACCTAATATGGTTATTATGGCCCCTAGCGATACTAACGAATGCCGCCAAATGTTGTACACCGGTTATAAAGCAAATTGCCCTGTAGCTGTACGCTACCCTCGCGGAAGTGCCGGTACTGCAGATATTCAAAGCGATATGCAGCTTATCGAAATAGGTAAAGCAGACACAATTAAGCAAGGTGCTAAAATTGCTATTTTGTCATTTGGCACATTGCTTGATAACGCACAACTTGCAGCGAATGAATTAAACGCAACGCTTGTTAACATGCGTTTTATTAAACCGCTTGATACAACGCTTTTAAATGAGCTTGCTCAAAGCCACGATGTAATAGTTACCCTAGAGGATAATGCTATTTATGGTGGTGCAGGCTCCGCAGTTAATGAATACTTGGCAAGTATTAAAGCCCGCATTCACGTACTTAATTTAGGTATTCCTGATGAATTTATTAAGCACGGTACACAAGCGCAAATGCATGATGAAATGGGCTTAGGTGAGCAAGGTATTTTAAGTTCAATTAAGTCGTTTATTGCTTAA